The window TGCTCAAGGGAAGGGAAACCTTCCTGGTGTGCATCACCAATATTGGTGAGTATACCAATGGTAGGTTGGATGATCCCGGCCAATGCAGCCATTTCACCGGGTTGGGATATGCCTGCCTCAAAAATACCCAGCCGGTGGGCGCTGGTCATTGCCCAAACACTCAGGGGCACGCCTATCTGGGAGTTGTAACTGCGCGGACTTCTAACGATGAGTTGATCCGGTTCCAGCAATTGGTTCAGCCATTCTTTGACGATGGTCTTGCCATTGCTGCCGGTAATGCCGATGACGGGAATATGGAATTGTTCACGGTGGAAGGTAGCCAGTTGCTGCAGGGCCTTCAGCACATCATCTACCACCAGCACGTTCGATCCGGGAATTTCTCCAAAGGCAGTTACGTCACTGACCACAAAATTCCGGACGCCCTGTTGGTAGAGCGAAGGGATAAAATCATGGCCATCGCGACGCTTGCTTTTAAGGGCGAAGAACAAGGTTGTGGCGGGAAACAATAATTGCCTGCTGTCATACAAGAGGTGGTCAATAGTACCATCCTCTGCCATTGCCTGCCAGCGGGCATTCAATAAAGCTGCAATTGAACTGATGGTATAGTTCATGTTGGTCAATGTAGGTCGCGGTCATTGCCGGCAAGCCCCTTCTTTGCTTCTTCCCTGTTCGCCACACTTATGGAGTAAACAATGGAAGCGGCAATACAGATCACGATCACCAGCAGGGAAACGAATACCGGCACCTTGATATGGAATATTTCAATCAGCATCTTTACCCCAATGAACACCAGTACGATCGCAATACCCTGCTGCAGGTAGGCAAATTTGTTCACCGCACCTTTCAGGAGGAAGAAAAGGGACCTGAGTCCAAGTACTGCAAAAATATTGGAAGTATATACTACCAACCTGTTCTGGGAGATAGCGAATACTGCCGGGATGGAATCGAGGGCAAAAACAATATCGGTGGTAGCCAGCATCACGATCACCACGAACATATTGGTATAATAACGCTTGCCATTCTGGATCACACTGAACTTACCATCACCATCATGCGAAACAAGCGGGAATACCCTTTGCAGAAAACGGTATACTTTGTTATCGGACAGGCTAACTTCCTCGTCATGCTTGGCTGTGAACATCTTGAAGCCTGTATAGAGCAGGAGGGCCCCAAAAACATAAAGCAACCAA is drawn from Flavihumibacter rivuli and contains these coding sequences:
- a CDS encoding TerC/Alx family metal homeostasis membrane protein; protein product: MTPEQITYLVFGIVLVVALVFDLGLMSKKSSTITMKKALTQTLFWVSLALAFFVFVWFEDGKTVALEYLSAYLMEWSLSIDNIFVFILIFGFFGVKEEYVPRALLIGILMAILFRIVFISIGIVLIERFHWLLYVFGALLLYTGFKMFTAKHDEEVSLSDNKVYRFLQRVFPLVSHDGDGKFSVIQNGKRYYTNMFVVIVMLATTDIVFALDSIPAVFAISQNRLVVYTSNIFAVLGLRSLFFLLKGAVNKFAYLQQGIAIVLVFIGVKMLIEIFHIKVPVFVSLLVIVICIAASIVYSISVANREEAKKGLAGNDRDLH